The following coding sequences are from one Nicotiana tomentosiformis chromosome 3, ASM39032v3, whole genome shotgun sequence window:
- the LOC104086303 gene encoding cytochrome P450 734A1-like, translating into MEASFHWLCLLFFSYVLLLFAQKAIVHLWWKPKRTQKHFWKQGIRGPKYHFLFGNLKEIASFTTPLLSRPLPFSHDILPRVLPFYHHWKKIYGSTFVIWFGPTARVTISDPALIRDIFVLKSESFEKNESPPLVKKLEGDGLLSLKGEKWAHHRKIITPTLYIENLKLMIPMMGKSMMEMLDKWSKTSSSKCGKVEIEVSKMFQTLAEDVITRIVFGNSYEDGRAIFELQAQQMVYATEAYQKVFIPGYRFLPTKKNRISWRLDKEVRKSLIKLIEERRKISEDTQVLLSDECPNDLLEVMIKASTSNEYTNSSNITVYDIVEECKTIFFAGKHTTSNLLTWTTILLAMHPQWQELAREEVLSVCGSRDTPSKDDLAKLKTLGMILNESLRLYPPAVAAIRRAKFDTQLGNFKLPKGTELLIPIIAIHHDPTLWGQDANEFNPARFGRGVAQAAKHPMAFMPFGLGSRRCIGQNLAVMQAKLAIAMILQRFSFHLSPTYQHVPTILMLLCPQYGAPIIFQKL; encoded by the exons ATGGAAGCCAGCTTTCACTGGTTATGTCTTCTCTTCTTTTCGTATGTGTTACTGTTGTTTGCACAGAAAGCGATCGTTCATCTCTGGTGGAAACCAAAAAGAACTCAAAAACATTTCTGGAAACAAGGAATCAGAGGTCCTAAATATCATTTCTTGTTCGGTAACCTCAAAGAGATTGCAAGTTTCACTACTCCATTATTATCTCGCCCTTTGCCTTTCTCTCATGATATTCTTCCTAGAGTTCTCCCCTTTTACCATCATTGGAAGAAAATCTATG GTTCAACATTTGTTATATGGTTTGGACCAACGGCTCGTGTGACCATATCTGATCCAGCTCTTATTAGGGATATTTTCGTCCTGAAATCGGAGAGCTTTGAGAAAAATGAGTCACCCCCGCTTGTGAAGAAGCTTGAAGGTGATGGTTTGCTGAgtttaaaaggagaaaaatggGCTCACCATAGGAAGATTATTACTCCAACCCTCTACATTGAAAATCTAAAG CTAATGATTCCGATGATGGGGAAAAGTATGATGGAGATGTTGGACAAATGGTCAAAAACTTCGTCGTCAAAATGCGGCAAGGTAGAAATCGAAGTCTCAAAAATGTTCCAAACATTAGCAGAAGATGTGATTACGCGTATTGTATTCGGAAACAGCTACGAAGATGGAAGAGCCATCTTTGAGTTGCAAGCACAACAAATGGTTTATGCCACTGAAGCTTATCAGAAAGTTTTCATCCCCGGATACAG GTTCTTGCCTACTAAAAAGAATAGAATTTCTTGGAGATTGGATAAAGAGGTTAGAAAATCTTTGATAAAGCTTATTGAAGAAAGGAGAAAAATTTCGGAGGATACTCAGGTTTTATTGTCAGACGAATGTCCGAATGATTTATTGGAAGTAATGATCAAAGCTAGTACGAGTAATGAATATACAAATAGTTCAAACATTACAGTTTATGACATTGTCGAGGAATGCAAGACTATCTTCTTTGCCGGCAAACATACGACGTCAAACTTGCTGACGTGGACTACCATTTTATTGGCCATGCATCCTCAGTGGCAGGAACTGGCACGTGAGGAGGTTTTGTCTGTCTGTGGATCACGTGATACCCCCTCTAAAGACGACCTCGCCAAGCTTAAGACG CTCGGAATGATCTTGAATGAATCCCTGCGGCTATATCCACCTGCAGTGGCAGCAATCAGAAGAGCCAAATTCGATACACAATTGGGGAATTTCAAATTACCCAAAGGAACTGAGCTCCTAATACCAATTATAGCAATTCATCACGATCCAACATTATGGGGACAAGACGCGAATGAATTTAATCCAGCAAGATTTGGTCGAGGAGTTGCACAAGCAGCAAAACATCCGATGGCATTTATGCCCTTTGGCTTAGGCTCCCGCCGTTGCATTGGACAAAATTTAGCAGTAATGCAAGCTAAATTAGCAATAGCTATGATCTTGCAACGTTTTTCTTTTCATCTTTCTCCAACGTACCAACATGTTCCTACCATTTTGATGCTCTTATGTCCACAATATGGTGCTCCCATTATCTTCCAAAAGTTGTAG
- the LOC104116080 gene encoding boron transporter 4-like → MKSRFGTPFEGIAEDIRGRVSCYKQDWIAGISSGIGILAPTTYIFFASALPVIAFGEQLSRDTDGSLSTVETLASTAICGIIHSILGGQPLMILGVAEPTIIMYSYLYKFAKGREELGQTLYLAWAGWVCVWTALMLFLLAIFNACSIISKFTRIAGETFGMLIAVLFIQEAIKGLVSEFHIPKSDDPSSEKNQFHWLYTNGLLGIIFTFGLLYTALKSRKARSWWYGTGWIRSFIADYGVPLMVLMWSALSFIIPNKVPSGIPRTLYSPLPWESASLYHWTVMKDMGKVPPAYIFAAIIPAVMIAGLYFFDHSVASQMAQQKEFNLKNPSAYHYDILLLGFMTLLCGLIGLPPSNGVLPQSPMHTKSLAVLKKQLIRKKMVESAKESIRRKASNSEIYGNMQAVFIEIDSPPVNAVAKELKHLKEAIMKREIENGNGEKSNGKFDPEKHIDAYLPVRVNEQRVSNLLQSLLVAASVGAMPVIKKIPTSVLWGYFAYMAIDSLPGNQLWERILLLFITPGRRFKVLEGVHASFVESVPFRYIAIFTIFQLVYLLVVFGVTWIPIAGILFPLPFFLLISIRQHLLPKLFQPHHLQELDAAEYEEIVGAPQRALSFSFMETEATLPGTEEGKIEICDAEILDELTTSRGELKFRTVSFSEDKRPQVYPAEDSTESE, encoded by the exons ATGAAGAGTCGTTTCGGAACTCCATTTGAAGGCATTGCAGAGGATATTCGAGGACGCGTTTCTTGCTACAAACAAGATTGGATTGCTGGAATTAGTTCTGGAATAGG GATATTGGCTCCAACTACATACATATTTTTCGCATCAGCTCTTCCCGTGATTGCTTTTGGAGAACAATTGAGCAGAGATACAG ATGGGAGCCTGAGCACTGTGGAAACTTTAGCTTCTACAGCTATTTGTGGAATCATTCATTCAATACTCGGCGGACAACCTCTTATGATACTAGGAGTTGCAGAACCTACTATTATTATGTATAGTTACCTCTACAAGTTTGCCAAAGGGAGAGAAGAATTGGGACAGACCCTTTACTTGGCTTGGGCTGGATG GGTTTGTGTTTGGACAGCTCTCATGTTGTTTCTTCTAGCAATATTTAATGCCTGCTCTATCATTAGTAAATTTACAAGGATTGCTGGGGAGACTTTTGGCATGCTTATCGCCGTGCTTTTCATTCAAGAAGCAATTAAG GGATTAGTGAGCGAGTTTCACATTCCTAAATCCGATGACCCAAGTTCAGAGAAAAATCAATTCCATTGGCTTTATACAAATGGCCTACTTGGAATCATATTTACCTTTGGTCTTCTCTACACAGCCTTAAAAAGCAGGAAAGCAAGGTCATGGTGGTATGGCACAG GCTGGATTAGAAGCTTCATCGCGGACTATGGAGTTCCTTTAATGGTTCTTATGTGGTCAGCTCTCTCATTTATCATACCAAACAAAGTTCCATCTGGAATTCCTAGAACTCTCTATAGTCCCCTTCCTTGGGAATCTGCATCTTTATATCACTGGACTGTAATGAAG GATATGGGGAAGGTTCCTCCAGCATACATATTTGCGGCCATAATACCAGCTGTGATGATAGCAGGACTCTATTTTTTCGATCACAGTGTTGCTTCTCAGATGGCACAACAAAAGGAGTTCAACTTAAAGAATCCTTCTGCTTATCATTATGATATCTTACTCTTGGGATTTATG ACTTTGCTATGTGGTTTGATTGGATTGCCTCCTTCAAATGGTGTCCTGCCACAATCCCCTATGCATACTAAAAGTTTGGCTGTTCTTAAGAAACAG CTGATTCGAAAGAAGATGGTTGAAAGTGCAAAAGAGAGTATCAGGAGAAAAGCTAGCAACTCTGAAATCTATGGCAACATGCAAGCTGTATTCATAGAGATAGATAGTCCTCCTGTT AATGCAGTAGCTAAAGAATTGAAACACTTGAAAGAGGCAATAATGAAACGTGAAATTGAAAATGGAAATGGGGAAAAGTCAAATGGCAAATTTGATCCTGAGAAGCATATTGATGCTTACTTGCCTGTTCGAGTCAATGAACAAAGAGTGAGCAATCTACTGCAGTCACTACTAGTAGCAGCATCAGTAGGTGCTATGCCAGTAATAAAAAAGATACCAACCTCAGTTCTTTGGGGATATTTTGCCTACATGGCTATTGACAGCTTGCCAGGAAATCAACTATGGGAAAGAATCTTGCTTCTCTTCATCACCCCTGGCAGGAGATTTAA GGTTCTTGAAGGGGTACATGCATCTTTTGTGGAGTCAGTACCATTCAGATACATTGCAATCTTCACAATATTCCAACTTGTATATTTACTTGTGGTCTTTGGAGTCACTTGGATTCCCATAGCTGGGATTCTATTCCCCTTGCCATTCTTTCTCCTCATAAGCATAAGGCAGCATTTGCTTCCCAAATTGTTCCAGCCTCATCATTTGCAAGAGCTCGATGCAGCCGAGTATGAAGAAATAGTTGGTGCTCCACAACGTGCACTTAGCTTCTCTTTCATG GAAACGGAGGCAACTCTTCCTGGAACTGAAGAAGGCAAAATAGAAATTTGTGATGCTGAGATCTTGGATGAACTTACAACCAGCAGAGGAGAGTTGAAATTCAGGACTGTCAGTTTCAGCGAGGATAAGCGCCCTCAG GTTTATCCAGCTGAAGACAGTACAGAATCCGAGTGA